From one Solanum stenotomum isolate F172 chromosome 12, ASM1918654v1, whole genome shotgun sequence genomic stretch:
- the LOC125849474 gene encoding cyclic dof factor 3-like, with translation MSEAIAIKDPAIKLFGWTIQLPDFPAPAPEDTGDNSFSAGEVEQELKGQCDDCIDDNEHLTTEDLQDQNPIQQRCDIIKESPDYYESSTAKRSKSEEEHSETSNSQERNLKKPDKTLPCPRCNSMETKFCYFNNYNASQPRHFCKNCQRYWTAGGTMRNVPVGAGRRKHKNSVLHYSHISVSEALSNARTNFPNETQQPPLKLNGTILTFDTEDPLSESMVSVLNVADKTMQNCSGNGFQKYKELRIQAGDNGDDHSDGSSVTAVSSKDNDNGLPNTPRKNYNSFPTHSPCFTEAPWPYIWSSVHCRNAVPPPGYSLPGIPMPFFPATTYWGCTIPGSWNVPWMFPPTASHNQMPLTLGPDSPTSGKHSRDENVLKSKGTEEEQRKESDPGKRLWFPKTLRIDDPGEAAKSPIWAILGIKHEVVDSVGGGLLNAFLPKNDERSCVSENSTLLQVNPAAMSRSLNFNESS, from the exons ATGTCTGAAGCAATTGCTATTAAGGATCCTGCCATTAAGCTCTTTGGTTGGACTATTCAGTTACCCGATTTTCCGGCTCCGGCGCCGGAGGATACCGGAGATAATAGTTTCTCAGCTGGAGAAGTCGAGCAAGAGCTCAAG GGTCAGTGTGATGATTGTATTGATGACAATGAACATTTGACTACTGAGGATTTACAGGATCAGAATCCAATTCAGCAGAGATGTGATATTATAAAGGAGTCGCCTGATTATTATGAATCTTCAACAGCCAAAAGGTCAAAAAGTGAAGAGGAACACAGTGAAACAAGCAACTCACAGGAGAGAAACCTGAAAAAACCAGACAAGACACTTCCATGCCCTCGCTGTAATAGCATGGAAACAAAATTTTGTTACTTCAACAATTACAACGCCAGCCAGCCTAGACACTTCTGCAAGAATTGTCAGAGATATTGGACTGCTGGTGGGACTATGAGGAATGTGCCTGTAGGTGCTGGTCGTCGGAAACACAAGAACTCGGTTTTGCATTACAGTCACATATCCGTCTCTGAAGCACTATCAAATGCAAGAACAAATTTTCCTAATGAAACCCAGCAACCTCCCCTCAAGCTCAATGGAACTATTCTGACATTTGATACTGAAGACCCCCTATCTGAGTCAATGGTTTCAGTTTTGAACGTTGCTGACAAAACTATGCAGAATTGTTCTGGGAATGGGTTCCAAAAATATAAAGAGCTTCGAATTCAAGCTGGAGATAATGGAGATGATCATTCCGATGGATCTTCGGTTACTGCTGTAAGTTCAAAGGATAATGATAATGGATTACCTAACACTCCAAGGAAGAACTACAACAGCTTTCCAACTCATTCACCTTGCTTTACTGAAGCTCCTTGGCCATATATATGGAGTTCTGTGCACTGTAGAAATGCAGTACCTCCACCGGGTTACTCCCTTCCTGGCATTCCTATGCCATTCTTCCCTGCAACCACTTATTGGGGTTGTACAATACCAGGTTCTTGGAATGTCCCTTGGATGTTCCCACCCACTGCATCCCACAACCAAATGCCTCTAACTCTTGGTCCTGATTCTCCAACTTCGGGGAAACATTCAAGGGATGAGAATGTGCTGAAATCGAAAGGCACTGAGGAAGAGCAACGAAAAGAGAGTGATCCTGGGAAGCGTCTATGGTTTCCTAAAACATTGCGAATTGATGATCCAGGAGAAGCTGCAAAGAGTCCTATCTGGGCAATATTAGGAATAAAACATGAGGTTGTTGATTCAGTTGGTGGAGGTCTTCTCAATGCCTTTCTGCCAAAGAATGATGAGAGGAGCTGTGTTTCAGAAAACTCTACTTTATTACAAGTCAATCCAGCAGCAATGTCCAGGTCGTTAAATTTCAATGAGAGCTCATAA
- the LOC125849491 gene encoding uncharacterized protein At5g19025, translating into MVCLHTSIPPIDPKLARAKSKISTPHLRQINRLDKKRNMPPSDCEQSHSVIIDVVILIAVVGASGVLLYPYINLVVHILIEFFEEVSDVVKEEFLRAPMVFICLGLSIFFAVIALLAVTVCTTGRGCGRPGCRRLKKAAEFDIQLETEDSLKKSNLIPKTGGVKKGIFKLPRDYHQELESELKRMAPPNGRAVLVYRGRCGCSIGTMEIPGPRKTGKFKK; encoded by the coding sequence ATGGTCTGTTTACATACCTCAATTCCTCCAATAGACCCAAAATTAGCCAGGGCAAAATCCAAGATTTCAACTCCCCACTTGAGGCAAATCAATCGGTTGGACAAGAAAAGAAACATGCCGCCAAGTGATTGTGAACAGTCTCACTCTGTTATCATTGATGTAGTGATTTTGATTGCCGTGGTTGGTGCTTCTGGGGTGTTGTTGTATCCTTATATAAATCTTGTGGTGCATATACTGATTGAATTTTTCGAAGAAGTTTCTGATGTGGTGAAAGAGGAATTTTTGCGGGCTCCGATGGTGTTTATCTGTCTAGGGCTTAGCATTTTTTTTGCTGTAATTGCTCTTTTGGCAGTGACAGTTTGTACAACAGGGAGAGGATGTGGGAGACCAGGTTGTCGTCGGCTTAAGAAAGCTGCTGAATTTGATATACAGCTAGAGACAGAAGACAGTCTTAAGAAGTCAAATTTGATTCCAAAAACTGGAGGAGTTAAAAAGGGGATATTCAAGTTACCTAGAGATTACCATCAAGAATTGGAAAGTGAACTTAAAAGAATGGCTCCGCCTAATGGTAGAGCGGTTCTTGTGTATCGAGGCAGATGTGGTTGCTCTATAGGTACAATGGAAATTCCTGGACCAAGGAAGACTGgaaagtttaagaaataa
- the LOC125847486 gene encoding E3 ubiquitin-protein ligase MPSR1-like: MARFHALRDALSQAEQHERSRIQRQQNIREVVPTAVPTATNWEPIIRTTSTVPPPATKASIEKLPDVEIVQEEEEEQMSECAICLVEFQVKETAKEMPCKHRYHSNCINRWLEIHASCPICRYKMP; the protein is encoded by the coding sequence ATGGCGCGATTCCACGCGCTGCGCGACGCACTCTCTCAGGCGGAGCAGCATGAGCGATCGCGGATCCAGCGCCAACAAAACATTAGAGAAGTTGTTCCGACGGCAGTGCCTACGGCAACGAATTGGGAGCCAATAATCAGGACGACTAGTACCGTACCACCACCAGCGACAAAGGCTTCAATAGAAAAATTGCCAGATGTTGAAATCgtacaagaagaagaagaagaacagaTGAGCGAATGTGCTATTTGTTTGGTAGAATTTCAAGTCAAGGAAACAGCTAAAGAAATGCCATGTAAACATCGCTATCATTCAAATTGTATTAACAGATGGTTAGAGATACATGCATCTTGTCCAATTTGTAGGTATAAGATGCCGTGA